The Falco naumanni isolate bFalNau1 chromosome 1, bFalNau1.pat, whole genome shotgun sequence genome window below encodes:
- the SMG8 gene encoding protein SMG8, with the protein MPLPGGPAGAMGAAVGPVSLRELLLGATAGAEGGGAAGGDEEVCVVGIFGKTALQLCSEKAALVSTVCDRQVFPLFGQEDPELEDGGSGQECDPVAKDYNELQAYYSQENRVLYLVLTSICDTPQLLRACGDLAAAERRESGPGHPSGGPAPLPHAEAHEFWKHQEKLHCLSLLYLFSVCHILLLVHPTCSFDITYDRVFRALDGLRQKVLPSLKAAIKDCPVGKEWKLNCRPCPPRLLFLFQLNGALKVDPLPSRGQDPCGHLEKPPPKKHSPKRRLQHALEDQIYRIFRKSRVLTNQSINCLFTVPANQAFVYIVAGGALDGDDPVAMLLDQLRSNCTMRETDSLLAPALSGPRRYQMMRHGRQQLSFHAESSSSSSSGQLVDCTLKEFLWQHVELVLSKKGFDDSVGRNPQPSHFELPTYQKWVSAALKLYEVTIEGKDDDPTSLTGELSSKIMSSIKVLEGYLDIDTKFSENRCQKALPMAHSAYQSNLPHNYTMTVHKNQLAQALRVYSQHARGPAFHKYAMQLNEDCYKFWSNGHQLCEERSLTDQHCVHKFHLLPKAGEKPEADRNPPVLYHNSRARSTGACNCGRKQAPRDDPFDIKAANYDFYQLLEEKCCGKLEHINFPVFQPSTPDPAPARDESSPAPPEGEIEKLKEKEPQTQGESTGLSLALSLGQSTGSLGTYPPDAQGGGENTESHGQSGDSKSEKRPSLVDRQASTVEYLPGMLHSNCPKGLLPKFSSWSLVKLGPAKAYNFHTGLDQQGFIPGTNYLMPWDIVIRTRTEDEGDLDTNSWPAPNKAVPGKRSAVVMGRGRRRDDIARAFVGFEYEDARGRRFMCSGPDKVMKVMGGGPKESAIKALNSDMPLYILSSTQGRGLKPHYAQFMRLFVVVPDAPLQITLTPQVQPGPPPCPVFYPEKQEITLPSDGLWVLRFPYAYVTERGPCFPPKESQQLMSYKVLRGILKAITQ; encoded by the exons ATGCCGCTGCCgggcgggccggcgggggccATGGGGGCGGCGGTGGGGCCCGTCAGCCTGCGGGAGCTGCTCCTGGGCGCCACGGCCGGCGCCgaggggggcggcgcggcgggcggcgatGAGGAGGTGTGCGTGGTGGGCATCTTCGGGAAGACGGCGCTGCAGCTGTGCTCGGAGAAGGCGGCCCTGGTGAGCACCGTGTGCGACCGGCAGGTCTTCCCCCTTTTCGGGCAGGAGGATCCCGAGCTGGAGGACGGCGGCTCCGGGCAGGAGTGCGACCCCGTGGCAAAGGACTACAATGAGTTGCAGGCCTACTACAGCCAGGAGAACCGGGTGCTGTACCTGGTGCTCACCTCCATCTGCGACACGCCGCAGCTGCTGCGGGCCTGCGGGGACCTGGCGGCGGCCGAGAGGAGGGAGAGCGGGCCCGGCCACCCCTCCGGGGGCCCGGCCCCACTGCCTCACGCCGAGGCCCACGAGTTCTGGAAGCACCAGGAGAAGCTGCACTGCCTGAGCCTCCTCTACCTCTTCTCCGTCTGCCacatcctgctgctggtgcaccCCACCTGCTCCTTCGACATCACCTACGACCGCGTCTTCAGGGCGCTGGACGGGTTGCGGCAGAAGGTCCTGCCCTCCCTGAAGGCCGCCATCAAGGACTGCCCGGTCGGCAAGGAGTGGAAGCTCAACTGCAGGCCGTGCCCTCCGcgcctcctcttcctcttccagcTCAACGGGGCCCTGAAGGTGGATCCCCTCCCGAGCAGGGGCCAGGACCCCTGCGGTCACCTGGAAAAGCCACCCCCCAAGAAGCACTCCCCGaagaggaggctgcagcacgCGCTGGAGGATCAGATCTACCGCATCTTCCGCAAGAGCAGGGTGTTAACCAACCAGAGCATCAACTGCCTGTTCACCGTGCCGGCTAACCAGGCTTTTGTGTACATTGTGGCTGGTGGGGCCCTGGACGGAGACGATCCAGTGGCCATGCTTCTTGACCAGCTCAGGAGCAACTGCACCATGAGAGAGACTGACTCactgctggctccagccctgTCGGGACCCAGGAGGTACCAGATGATGCGgcatggcaggcagcagctgtccttccatgcagagagcagcagctccagctcctctgggcagcttgtgGACTGCACCCTCAAGGAGTTCTTATGGCAGCACGTGGAGCTGGTGCTCAGCAAGAAGGGCTTCGACGACAGTGTGGGGAGGAACCCGCAGCCCTCTCACTTTGAGCTCCCAACCTACCAGAAGTGGGTTTCTGCAGCTTTAAAACTGTATGAAGTGACCATTGAAGGCAAAGATGACGACCCGACCTCTCTCACTGGGGAACTGAGCTCAAAAATCATGAGCAGCATCAAAGTCTTGGAAGGCTATTTAGATATAGACACCAAGTTCTCAGAAAACCGTTGCCAGAAGGCTCTCCCCATGGCCCACAGCGCCTATCAGTCCAACCTGCCCCACAACTACACCATGACGGTCCATAAGAACCAGCTGGCACAGGCCTTGCGTGTGTACAGCCAGCATGCCCGCGGCCCAGCCTTTCATAAGTATGCCATGCAGCTTAACGAGGACTGCTACAAGTTCTGGAGCAACGGGCATCAGCTCTGTGAAGAGCGAAGTTTAACTGATCAGCACTGTGTGCATAAGTTTCATCTGCTCCCAAAAGCAG GGGAAAAGCCAGAAGCAGACAGAAATCCTCCAGTTCTGTACCACAACAGCCGGGCTCGTTCCACTGGTGCCTGTAACTGTGGAAGGAAGCAAGCTCCTCGGGATGACCCCTTTGATATCAAAGCAGCTAATTACGACTTTTATCAG ctgctggaagaaaaatgctgtgggaaactggAGCACATCAactttcctgtatttcagcCAAGCACACCTGATCCAGCACCCGCTCGGGATGAGTCATCGCCTGCCCCTCCGGAAGGCGAGATTGagaaacttaaagaaaaagaacctcAGACTCAGGGAGAAAGCACAGGCCTGAGCTTAGCCCTCAGCCTGGGTCAGTCAACGGGCAGCTTGGGCACTTACCCACCTGATGCccaggggggaggggaaaacacagaaagccaTGGGCAGAGTGGAGACTCCAAAAGCGAGAAAAGGCCGAGCCTCGTAGACCGCCAGGCATCCACTGTCGAGTACCTCCCAGGGATGCTCCATTCGAATTGCCCCAAAGGCCTTTTGCCCAAATTCTCCAGCTGGTCGCTGGTTAAGCTGGGGCCTGCTAAGGCTTATAACTTCCACACAGGCTTAGATCAACAAGGCTTTATCCCGGGAACAAACTATTTAATGCCTTGGGACATTGTCATCAGGACGAGAACTGAAGATGAAGGAGACTTAGATACCAATTCCTGGCCTGCACCTAACAAGGCCGTTCCTGGAAAAAGAAGCGCGGTGGTGATGGGAAGAGGAAGACGGAGAGATGACATAGCTCGAGCTTTTGTAGGATTTGAGTACGAAGATGCACGCGGTAGGAGGTTCATGTGTTCAGGGCCTGATAAGGTGATGAAAGTGATGGGAGGGGGGCCAAAGGAATCCGCCATCAAAGCCCTCAATTCTGACATGCCGCTGTACATCCTGTCCTCGACTCAAGGCCGAGGACTCAAGCCACATTACGCTCAGTTCATGAGACTCTTTGTGGTGGTTCCTGATGCTCCGCTGCAGATCACGTTAACGCCTCAG GTTCAGCCAGGGCCACCACCTTGTCCTGTGTTTTACCCTGAGAAGCAGGAAATAACCCTTCCGTCTGATGGACTATGGGTGCTTAGATTTCCTTACGCCTACGTGACAGAACGTGGA